CGACCGCACGTTGTGTGCATGGACTTCGGCATGAAATGGAACATTCCTCGCCATCTTCGCTCGCGGGGAAATCGCGTCACCATCGTTCCGGGCAACACCTCTGCCGAAGAAATCCTGCGACTCCAACCCGCTGGCGTGTTCCTGTCCAATGGCCCCGGCGATCCCGAACCGCTGACCTACGCTCAGCAGACAATCTCCGAGTTGATCGGCAAGGTCCCTGTGTTCGGCATTTGCCTGGGACACCAGTTAATCGCTCTGGCCTGTGGCGCGAAGACATTTAAATTGAAGTTCGGTCACCGGGGTGCGAACCAGCCTGTGTTGAACTTGAAGACCGAAAAAGTCGAAATCACGACGCAGAACCATGGCTTCGCCGTCGACGATCAGGACTTGCCCGAGTGCTTGGAAGTCACCCACCGGCATCTCAACGACGATACGATCGCAGGAATCCGTCATCGCACTGCCAACGTCTTCGGGGTGCAGTACCACCCCGAAGCTGCCGCCGGACCGCACGACAGCCACTATCTATTCGAGCAGTTCCAGCAACAACTCACGGCGACCGCAAACGCCTAGGCTGCGGGCACCACTCTCGTCACGGCAGCATACATTTCCTGCCTGTTGTTCGCCGCAGCAGTTGCCACCGCTTCACTGCCTCGCGGGCGCGGCAGAGCATCTCGCAACTGGCGAGAGGCCTACCTGCGAGCCACTCGACGACGCGTCTCCAGGGTGACGCGCCTTCCCACTCTCCCACTCTCCCACTCTCCCACTCTCCCACTCTCCGCATGCCCGCACCGAAAACCGCGATCAGCCCCACCCGCGAGGCCGACTATCCCGAATGGTACCAACAGGTGATCAAGGCCGCTGACTTAGCGGAGAACTCTCCGGTGCGCGGCTGCATGGTGATCAAGCCGTGGGGATACCAGCTCTGGGAAAACATCCAGCGTGCGTTGGATGATATGTTCAAGGCCACCGGGCATCAGAATGCGTACTTCCCGCTGTTCATCCCGATGAGCTATCTCGAAAAGGAAGCCGAGCATGTCGAGGGCTTCGCCAAAGAGTGCGCCGTCGTCACGCATCACCGACTCGAACCGGACCCCAATGGCGGGCTGCGTCCAGCGGGCAAATTGGAAGAGCCTCTGATCGTGCGCCCCACAAGCGAGACGATCATCGGCGCCACGTACGCCAAATGGGTCCAGAGCTATCGCGACCTGCCCATCCTGATCAATCAGTGGGCCAACGTGGTGCGTTGGGAAATGCGGACGCGCATGTTCCTACGCACCGCCGAATTCCTCTGGCAGGAAGGCCACACGGTGCACGCCACCGCCGCCGAAGCGATCGCGGAAACCGAGCAGATGGTTGAGGTCTATCGCGACTTTGCCGAGAACTGGATGGCGATGCCTGTAATCGTGGGCAGCAAAACACCGAAAGAGAGATTCCCCGGCGCCGTCGAGACGCTGTCCATCGAAGCGATGATGCAGGACCGCAAAGCATTGCAAGCGGGCACGAGCCACTTCCTTGGCCAAAATTTTGCCAAGGCGCAAGAAATTAAATTCCAGAGTGAGACCGGTGGGATCGAGTTTGCTTGGACCACTTCGTGGGGTGTCAGCACACGCTTGGTGGGCGCATTGATCATGACCCACAGCGACGATGACG
This genomic window from Allorhodopirellula heiligendammensis contains:
- the proS gene encoding proline--tRNA ligase, which codes for MPAPKTAISPTREADYPEWYQQVIKAADLAENSPVRGCMVIKPWGYQLWENIQRALDDMFKATGHQNAYFPLFIPMSYLEKEAEHVEGFAKECAVVTHHRLEPDPNGGLRPAGKLEEPLIVRPTSETIIGATYAKWVQSYRDLPILINQWANVVRWEMRTRMFLRTAEFLWQEGHTVHATAAEAIAETEQMVEVYRDFAENWMAMPVIVGSKTPKERFPGAVETLSIEAMMQDRKALQAGTSHFLGQNFAKAQEIKFQSETGGIEFAWTTSWGVSTRLVGALIMTHSDDDGLVLPPRLAPIHVVIQPIYKADSRDAVLAEAQSLRDEIAAQSYAGAPIRVSIDDRDIRGGEKKWYHVKRGVPIRLEIGPKDIAAGTVFCGIRNQPKSFGISREELIATIGTKLETLQSELFAAALHLRESNTVTITNESEFRDFFSTQNEDGIHGGFANAYFADEDALDPLLKELKVTIRCVPRDNNTTPGTCFLTGRPAEKMAVFAKAY